Proteins encoded together in one Phyllostomus discolor isolate MPI-MPIP mPhyDis1 chromosome 6, mPhyDis1.pri.v3, whole genome shotgun sequence window:
- the ADM gene encoding pro-adrenomedullin isoform X1, whose translation MKLAPVALLCLGSLAFVSSDTARLDVASEFRKKWNKWALSHGKRELKVSSSYPTGLANVQAGPAQTIIQPQDVKGASRSTQASSPDAARIRVKRYRQSMNRFQGVRSSGCRFGTCTVQKLAHQIYQFTDKDKDDVAPQNKISPQGYGRRRRSLPEAGGGRTVLSGEPQAQLAPASRSNQVLVSLFRI comes from the exons ATGAAGCTGGCTCCCGTCGCCCTCCTGTGCTTAGGCTCTCTCGCCTTCGTAAGCTCAGATACTGCAAGGCTCGACGTGGCGTCGGAGTTCCGAAAGAA ATGGAATAAGTGGGCGCTAAGTCATGGGAAGAGGGAACTTAAGGTGTCTAGCAGCTACCCCACCGGGCTCGCCAACGTGCAGGCCGGGCCTGCCCAGACAATCATTCAGCCCCAGGACGTGAAGGGGGCCTCACGCAGCACCCAGGCCAG caGTCCGGACGCCGCCCGAATCCGAGTAAAACGCTACCGCCAGAGTATGAACAGATTCCAGGGTGTGCGGAGCTCCGGCTGTCGCTTCGGGACATGCACGGTGCAGAAGCTGGCGCATCAGATCTACCAGTTCACTGACAAGGATAAGGACGACGTCGCCCCCCAGAACAAAATCAGCCCTCAGGGCTACGGCCGCCGGCGGCGCTCCCTGCCCGAGGCCGGCGGGGGCCGGACTGTGTTGTCCGGGGAGCCACAGGCACAGCTGGCTCCAGCCTCCCGCTCGAATCAAGTGCTCGTCTCCCTCTTTAGGATTTAG
- the ADM gene encoding pro-adrenomedullin isoform X2, translating into MKLAPVALLCLGSLAFVSSDTARLDVASEFRKKWNKWALSHGKRELKVSSSYPTGLANVQAGPAQTIIQPQDVKGASRSTQASPDAARIRVKRYRQSMNRFQGVRSSGCRFGTCTVQKLAHQIYQFTDKDKDDVAPQNKISPQGYGRRRRSLPEAGGGRTVLSGEPQAQLAPASRSNQVLVSLFRI; encoded by the exons ATGAAGCTGGCTCCCGTCGCCCTCCTGTGCTTAGGCTCTCTCGCCTTCGTAAGCTCAGATACTGCAAGGCTCGACGTGGCGTCGGAGTTCCGAAAGAA ATGGAATAAGTGGGCGCTAAGTCATGGGAAGAGGGAACTTAAGGTGTCTAGCAGCTACCCCACCGGGCTCGCCAACGTGCAGGCCGGGCCTGCCCAGACAATCATTCAGCCCCAGGACGTGAAGGGGGCCTCACGCAGCACCCAGGCCAG TCCGGACGCCGCCCGAATCCGAGTAAAACGCTACCGCCAGAGTATGAACAGATTCCAGGGTGTGCGGAGCTCCGGCTGTCGCTTCGGGACATGCACGGTGCAGAAGCTGGCGCATCAGATCTACCAGTTCACTGACAAGGATAAGGACGACGTCGCCCCCCAGAACAAAATCAGCCCTCAGGGCTACGGCCGCCGGCGGCGCTCCCTGCCCGAGGCCGGCGGGGGCCGGACTGTGTTGTCCGGGGAGCCACAGGCACAGCTGGCTCCAGCCTCCCGCTCGAATCAAGTGCTCGTCTCCCTCTTTAGGATTTAG